The stretch of DNA TCGAGTACCAGGGCAGCCCGAGGCCGGGGCTGTTGACCTCGCGGAGCGCCGCCTCCAGGAAGCCGTCGACCTGCGGGAAGCCGAGGGCCTTGTCGGAGTCGCGGAGGTCGTCGTCCGGGTGCCAGTACAGCTTCAGGCCGCTGTCCTGGACGCCTTCGTAGCGGCGCGGGTCACCGGTGTTGGGGTTGATGCGTCCGCCGCTCATGGTCTTGAGGAACCAGTCGAGCTCGGAGCGGGAGTTGTTGTCCGTGTTGTCGCCCGTCGTCACCACGCAGTGCAGGGGCGATCCGGTGGCGGGCGCGCCGCGCAGCGCGTTGACCCGCTCGACGAGCGCGACCGCGCCGGCCACCGAGAGGGCCTCCTGCGGGCGCCAGGCGCTCGCGGTCTGGGCGCGCAGATACTCGTACCGCAGCGGATGCTGCACGTCGACCAGGTGCAGGTCGGTGAACTGGACGAACGCGGCGAGCGGGGTGCGCCGCCCCTCGCGGCCGTTCTTGGCGGCGGCGAGATCACCGCGGACCACGCGCTCCCAGGCGGGGCCGTCGCCGAGCCGCCGGTAGCCGGAGGTGCCGCGCGGGGTGGCGACGGCCCCCAGCGTGGTGCCGCCCCGGTACGGCGCGAGGGGGGCGGCGGGCGCCTGCCGGGAGAGTGCGACGGGGGCGGGTCTGCTGGGCGCGGCATGACTCGTGCCCGGCCGCATGGCATAGCCGATGCCCGCGGAGAGGGAGACGGCTCCGGTGGCCGCGAGGAAGGCCCGGCGGTCCACGGCGGACACGGCGGAGTGGGTGGCGGACTGGGCGGCGGACTGGGCGGCGGTGGCGACGATGCGTATGCGCGACATGGCGCGGTCTCCCCGATTGCGAACGCGTCGGCAGTGGTCGCGGGCAGCTCCGCACCAGGCGAAATTCCCGCTCGTACTGGATCGTTGGCATCCGGGATGACCTGCACGTTAACGAGACCGCAACGGGCAACGCCGATCACCGTACGTGGATCATCAGGCACCCTCCGCGGTCACGCACCCCTCTCCGGGCCGAGAGGAGGCGGTCACTCCATGTTCATCTTTCGGGGAAGGGGAGGCGCTGCGGGCCCTCAGGAGGGCGCGGCGATGTGCCCGTCCTCCGGGCGGGTCCGCCACAGGTCGAGCCCGATGTCGACGAGTCCGACCCGGTCGAGTCCGGGGACGTCGTCCAGCGCGTGCCAGGCCGCGAGATCGGTGGAACCGTCCCGCTCGTGACGCAGTTCGCCGCCGGTGATCCGCGCCTCGTAGACGATCCGCAGGCCGTGGAAGTCGGCGACGGCGCCGAGCTTGCGCGGATAGCGGCGGCGGAGAGAGTCGATGCCGAGCAGGACGACGGGCTCGATGAGGTACCCGGTCTCCTCGTCGGCCTCGCGGATCACCGTGTCGTACGGGTCCTCCCCGTGGTCCATCCCGCCGCCGGGCAGCGTCCAGCGCTTGCTGCCGTCGCCCGCCACCCAGCGAGCGAGCAGCAGCTGCCCGTCCTGCACGCATACGGCGTAGGCCGCCACCCGAAGCTCTTTGTTCACGGAGTGACGCTAGTCCCCTTGGATGGGATTGGCAGGAGAGTACTCCGGCGCGGACCACTGCCAGGGGCTCGCGGAGTGCGCCTGGAGCGCCTCGGTGAGGGTGAAGTGGAGCGTGCGGGAGCCGTCGTCGGCGTGGTCCGTGCGGGCGGTGCCGGTGAGCTGGAGGGTGGTGCCGGTCGTCCAGTCGAGGAAGAGGAGGCCTGCGCGGGGGTCGGTGGCCAGGTTGCCGAGGGTCAGGAACATGGAGTTGCCGGGATAGTCCCGCCAGGCGAGCTCGGTCGGGGAAGCGACGCGGACGAAGCCGGGGTTGCCGCCCCGGTGGCTGGCGTCGGCGCCGTGCGCGTGGACGGTGGCGAGGAAGAAGGTGTCGGCGGCGGCGATGAAGGCGCTCTGGTCCGGGGTGAGTGCCGCTCCTCGGGTGGGAGCTTCGGGTCCGGTCGCGCGCCTGCCGGGCAACAGCTGCCGCTTCTGGAGGTACTTGGGGCAGTTCGAGAAGACCTGGTCGGCCTCGACCGCAAGCCCGCGGGGCGTCGGACGGGCCCGGCCGTTCAGGCGCATGCGGCGGCGGGTGCGGGGGTCAAGGGCAATGGTTCCCACCGGGGTGCCTTCCTGGGCGAGGGCGGCCGCGAGCGGGTCGGCGTCGCGCGGTCCGCCCGCGATCGACATCTGGCGCGGCCCCGTGGCCCGCACGAACCCGGGTTCACCGGTGAGCAGCGAGGCCCACACGGAGCCCTCCGGGTCGGCGCCGCCGATCACGAGCATGGGCTGGAGTTCGAGGAAGGCGGCGGCGACGGGACGAATGCCGTCGCCGATGGACCGACCCACGTGATCGGCCAGCTCCCGCACACCGACGAGATCCTGAACGGCACGGGAGCCGTGGTGGTACGGGGCGTACGGGGTCATGACACTCCTACCGAGAAGGCCCCCGAAGAGGCGCGGGGAACTGCGCGACCAGCCAAGACAACCTGCGGACGACTCTCCCCTTGTCAGCGGTGGCCCACTCGATGCGGGCTAACTGATGACAGCGACTTTAAGAGTTAGGATTCGAGGGAGTCAACCAGTCACGTAACCTTTACTGGTTAGCCTCGAAGGGAGCACCCCATGACCGCCGCCGCGCCCCGCGACCCCCACGACCCCCGCCCGCTCGTCGGCGAGCCGCTCTCCCTCGACCTGCTCAACACCCGGTGGATGGCGGACGGCGTGCGCCAGGATCTGCTCACGGACACCGAAGGGCTGACCGTCTGGCTCGCCGCCAACAGGCTCGACGACCGTTTCGGCGCGGACGAGGCGACGCTGGAGCACGTACTGCGGGCGCGCGACGCGATCTCCACCGTCGTGGACGGCCCCGACGCCACCGCCGGGATCGCCCGCGTCAACAAGATCCTCGGGCACGGGCGGATCCGGGCGACCCTCTCCCCCGAAGGGCCGGGCGAGGAGCCCGAGTTCAAGGACGCGACGTGGGGCGCGGCCTGGCTGGCGGCGCGGGACTATCTGACGCTGCTCGCCACCGCGCCGGACCGGATCAGGCCCTGCGCGCACGAGGCGTGCACCCTGCACTTCTTCGACACGTCGCGGAACGGGACCCGGCGTTGGTGCTCCATGGCCGCCTGCGGAAACCGGGCGAAGGCCTCGCGCCATTACGCACGGGCCCGCGAGGCCTAGGCCCCGCCGTCCGGGGAAAATCATCCGCTATGTCGCCGATGGCGCATGGCGGGATTGCGTCACGCCTCGATCGTAACCCGACAACTCTCCCCAAACAGCGGTCCCTTACGTAAAGCTGAGCGGTCATCCGGTTCCGGATTCCGGACCTTTTCGACCTTTACGTACAGGGATGCTGATGCACAGATCCAGTGCTAGACGCACGACCCGTCTCGCGATAGCCGTCGGCCTCACCGCCGCGCTCTCCGCCGCCGGGCCCATACCCATGGCCCTCGCGGCCGACGGGGGCCCCGGCGACCCCGGGGGCCAGACCACCCCCAAGTCCGCCGAGAAGAAGCTCGGTTCGGCCGACGCCGATCTCCTCGCGGACGCGAAGGCGGACGGCGAGAAGACCGTCACGATGATGGTCGCCACCGCGCCGGGCGCCACCGAGCAGGTCGCGGACCAGCTCGACGCCGTCAAGGGCGGTTCGGTCGGCCGGACGTACGACAAGCTCGGCTACGTACGCGCCACCGTGCCCACCGGCAAGGCCGAGGCCGCCATCGAGGCGGCGGGGAAGCTCTCGTCCGTGCACGGCATCGACCTGCGGCACGAGATCGAGCTCGACGACCCGACGCCCGCAGCCGACCGGGCCAAGGGCGCGAAGACGGCGGCCGAGGGGACCTACGCCGGGCCCGGCAAGGACACCCCGGCGAAGAACCCGTACAACCCGTCCTTCGAGACGGGCGCCGTCGACTTCGTGAAGAAGCACCCGAAGGCGGACGGCCGAGGCACCACCATCGGCATCCTCGACTCCGGCGTCGACCTGGGCCACCCCGCGCTCCAGAAGACGACCACGGGCGAGCGCAAGATCACCGACTGGGTGACGGCGACCGACCCGATCGTGGACGCGGACGGCACCTGGCGGCGGATGACCAACCCCGTCAGCGGCCCCGTCTTCACCTGGGACAGCGAGACGTGGAAGGCCCCCGCGGGCTCCTTCCAGGTCAACCGCTTCCGCGAGTCGGCCACCACCGGCGGCGACGCCAAGGGCGACATCAACCGCGACGGCGACACCACCGACAGCTGGGGCGTGCTCTACGACCCGGCCGCCGGCACCGGCGGCACTGTTCGCGTAGACCTGAACGACAACAACGACTTCACCGACGACGAGACGATGAAGCCGTACAAGGACGGCCATCAGGTCGCCTACTTCGGCAAGGACGACCCGGCGACCGACGTCGTCGAGCGCGTCCCCTTCGTCGTCGAGATCCGCAAGGACGTGCCGACCGACCCGTACGGCGGCGACTGGGTCGGCAAGAAGGCCGACTTCGTCAACATCGGCGTCATCGAGTCCGAGCACGGCACGCACGTCGCGGGCATCACCGCGGCCAACGGCCTGTTCGGCGGCAAGATGAACGGCGCGGCACCGGGTGCGAAGCTCGTGTCGTCCCGCGCCTGCACCTGGAGCGGCGGCTGCACCAACGTCGCGCTCACCGAGGGCATGATCGACCTCGTGACGAAGCGCGGCGTCGACATCGTCAACATGTCGATCGGCGGCCTCCCGGCGCTCAACGACGGCAACAACGCGCGCGCCGAGCTCTACACCCGCCTCATCGACACCTACGGCGTCCAGCTGGTGATCTCCGCGGGCAACTCCGGCCCCGGCGCGAACACCATCGGCGACCCGAGCCTCGCCGACAAGGTCATCTCGGTCGGCGCCTCCATCTCCAAGGAGACCTGGGCCGCCAACTACGGCTCCGCCGTGGAGAAGAAGTACGCGATGATGAACTTCTCCTCGCGCGGCCCGCGCGAGGACGGCGGCTTCGCGCCGGTCATCTCCGCGCCCGGAGCGGCCATCAACACCACGCAGACCTGGCTTCCGGGCTCCCCGGTCGCCGAGGCGGGCTACCAACTGCCCGCCGGTTACTCGATGTTGCAGGGTACGTCGATGGCGTCCCCGCAGGCAGCGGGCGCCTCGGCGCTGCTGCTCTCCGCCGCGAAGCGGGAGAAGGTCGACCTCACCCCGGCGAAGCTGCGCACCGCCCTCACCTCCACCGCGGACCGCATCCCCGGCGAGCAGGCGTACGCGCAGGGCACCGGCCTGATCAACGTGGTCGACGCCTGGAACGCCATCGAGGACGACGCGAAGGCGCACACGTACACGGTGAAGGCTCCGGTCGACACCGCCCTGGAGCAGGAGCTGAAGAAGCCCGGCACCGGCATCTACGACCGTGAGGGCGGCCTGAAGACCGGCCAGAAGCGGACGTACGACGTCACGATCACCCGCACATCGGGCCCGGACCGCGGCATCCGCCACGAGCTGGACATGGTCAACAACCACGAGCGCACCTTCGAGCTGCTCGGCAAGGGCGCGGTGACGCTGCCCCTGAACAAGCCGGTCACGGTCAAGGTGCAGGCGAAGGCCAAGTCGGCGGGCGTGCACAGCGCGATCCTGACGGTCGACGACGAGCGCTCCGAGGGCATCGACCAGCAGATCATGTCGACGGTCGTCGTCTCGACGCCGCTCGCCAAGCCCGCGTACACGTTCTCGGGGTCCGGTTCGGTGCAGCGCAACAGCACCAAGTCGTACTTCGTGACGGTCCCGAAGGGTGCCAAGTCCCTGGAGGTGGCGCTCGGCGGCCTGAAGGACAAGAGCCAGACGCGGTTCATCGCGGTGCACCCGTACGGCGTCCCGGTCGACTCGACGTCCTCGCTCGTCTGCTACGCGAACTACGAGAACCCGGCCAACACCTGCCGCCCCGACCTGCGTTCGTACCCCGACCCGCAGCCGGGCGTGTGGGAGATCGAGGTCGAGTCGCGCAGGACGTCGCCGCTCCTGGACAACCCCTACAAGCTGGACGTCTCCGCGCTGGGTGTCGCCTTCGACCCCGCCGTGCAGACGGTGCCGGAGGCGAAGGTCGGTACTCCGGCGCCCGTCTCCTGGAAGGTCACCAACAACTTCGCCGCGGTGGACGGCAAGTTGAAGGGCGGCCCGCTCGGCTCCGCGAAGGCGGCGAAGCCGTCGATCAAGCAGGGTGAGACGCAGACGACGACCGTGGTCGTGCCCGAGGGCGCGCAGCGGCTCGACGTGGCCATCGGCTCGACGGCGGACGCCGCGGCCGACCTCGACCTGTCGGTCTCGAAGGGCGGGGTGGTCGTGGGTTCCTCGGCCGACGGCGACTCGGAGGAGTCGGTCAGCCTCACCAAGCCGGCGGCGGGTACGTACGAGATCGAGGTCGTGGGCTACTCGATCCCGTCCGGCACCACCGCGTACGACTACCGGGATGTCTTCTTCTCGGGCGCGCTCGGCTCGGTGAAGGTCGACGAGTCGGCGCCGGTGAAGCTGGCGAACGGCGCGTCGGCGCAGGTCACCGCGGAGATCGCGGCGGACGCGCCCGCGGCGGAGGGGCGCCAGCTGTTCGGTGAGGTGTCTCTCCTGAACGGGCGGGGCACGGTTGCCGGTACCGGCAGCGTGATCATCGAGAAGGTCGCGGCGCCGTAGGCTGCGCCTGAGCCTTGCGTGCCGTCATCTCAAGCTCCGGCCGGGCTGACTCTTCAGCCCGGCCGGCGTTTGAGGCCATTACTCCCCAACCTCAACCCCCACCTCGTGCACCGAATTACGGGCACCGCCCAACGGCTGTACGCGCCCCGCGAGATCCCTCGCCCGGCAGCGAATCCGGTGCGCACCAGGAGCCAACTCCCGGGTCAGGGAGAAGCGTTGCCATGTCGGGCCTGAGCCCGGCGGGTCCACCACGGCCGGCTCCCAAGGGCCCCCGTCGACCGAGATCTCGACGCCCACGACATCCGTCGCGCTCCAGGCGCGGCCAGACAACTCAGCGCGCCCAGCCGGGAGTTGCTCACCCTCTCCCGGCACGAACAACTTGCTGCTGACATCCACCTCCCGCACCGGACTCGGCTCCGAGTCCCCCGGCAGGACACGGTTGTAGAACTCCGTGGTGAACACGCTGTCCGCCCTGCCGTCCGCCAGGACGATCCGGGTCAGCCACTTCACCGAGTTCGTGCCGAACATCCGCGGCACCACCGCCCGCAAGGGAAACCCGTGCTCGGCACGGAGCGGCTCACCGTTCATCCGGTGGGCGAGGAAGACATCGCGGCGGGCCACCGGCAGGGGCAGGTCCTTGACGTACGTGAGGCCGTCCCGCCCGTGGAAGGACCCCGTGTCCGCGCCCTCGAACCAGACGTGCCGCGCCGCCGCACGCGGCACCGCCCGGTCCAGGAGCGCGGCGAGCGGCACCCCGGCCCACTCCACCTGCGCCACCGCCCGCGTCGGCACGTCCGGCGCGAAGGGGCTCCCGAAGCACTCGTGGAAGGCGGGCAGCCGCTCCGTGCCCAGCGCGAGGACGGCGTCCATGTCCAGGCTCAGCGGGTGCTCGACCAGACCCTCCACCACCAGGGCCCAGTCCGTGACGTCGATGTCCGGAACGCCCATGTGCTTGCGGACGAAGACGTCGTCGGTGGGTGTGAAGTCGGGCGCGGGCGCGGGCACTTGGGTCATGTAGTAACCATAGATGGATTGAGACCCTTACACGTAGCTTTGCGTCCGGCGTGTGGCGCCCACGTCAGCACCGCATCCCCTCCGCCCGCGGCAGCGCCCGCTCGATCCACGCCCGGTCCTTGGCGATGTCCTTCGCGCCGGTGGACCAGATGTCCGGCGTCGCCTCGCCCTTCGCGATGCCGATCAGGGTCCGGTCGCCCGGGCGGAGCCGCGGGTCCACGTCCACGTTCATCACGAACGTGATCTGCTTCTCGCCCCGGCTCGGCTTGTAGTAGCGGGACACGTCCATGACGATCCGGTCCTGGACGCCGCCGGGGATCGGTTCGACCCGCCTCACCGTGCCCTCCACGATGAGCCGCGCGCACGCCACGTACCCCTCGTGCGACTGGTCCGCCGAACCCCCGGCCTTCTCGTCGCCCGCGTCCGGCGCCACCTCCTTCGCCGCGCCCGCGTCGGAGTCGGAGCTACCGCCGGTCCCGCCCCCGCTCTCCACCGCGAGCCAGGCGAGCCCGCCCACCAGCGAGGCGGCGGCGGTGGCGGCGGCCACCCCGAGCGCCATCGTCATGTACCGCCGCCGGACACCGGCGGGGCGTACGGCGACGACCGGCCCCGGTTCCGGGGCCGCCCTCTCCGGAGCCGCCCTCTCCGGAGCCGCCAGCGCCCGCCCGACCACCCCGATGTGCTCCCGGAGCAGTGCGACATCCGCCACAGCCGCGGCGTGCTCCGCCGCCAGCTCCGGGTCCTGCCCGGCGCCCCCGGGCACGGGCTCGTCCGTGAGGGCGAGCATCAGCGCGTCGTGGTCGCCATCGTGGTCGTACTCGTCCTTGGCCACCCTCACACCACCTCGCCCTCGTGCAGCCGCGTCCGCAGGACCCGTACCGCCGTGTGCAGCCTGCTCTTGACCGTGCCTTCCGGAATGCCCAGTTCGTCCGCTATCGCCCGTACTGGCAGATCGGCGTAGAAGCGCAGCACGACGACCTGTCGCTGAGTGTCGGGCAGCGCGTCGAGGCCCTGGGTCACGGCCATCGAGAGCGCCCGCGACTCCGCCCCGTCCTCGTCCGTCGCCTCCCGCCACAGCACGGCGAGCCGCTCCCCGAGCCGCTCCTGCCGCCGGCGCGCGCGGTGCCAGTCCATGGCGAGGTTGGAGGCGACGACCGCCGCCCACGCGGACACGTCACGCGGTGCCTCGCGCCCGTCCGCCGCACGCTCAAGGAGCTTGAGCCTGACCTGCTGGACGCCGTCGGGCAGATCGGCGTGCGGCACCCCGCCGAGCGCGAGCACCGCCCGCACCCGGTCCTCCTGTGCCGCGTCGAGCGGATCGGCCCTCTCCCGCTCCCGCTCCCGCTCCCGCCGGTCCCGTCGCGTTTTTCCGCGCAGCAAGACACCCTCCCGTCCCCACGTTTCCCCTAGGACGCCGGGAGCGCCCGAAACGTTCGGCCCGGTCCGGATCCGGGCCACGGGAATGTGACATCCCGAACTTCGGACAATGGATTGGACAAGGCGGCCGTGGACAGACGCATGATGGAACTGGCGCAGGCCAAAGCCTGTGCCCATGCACATACGGAGGATGTCCCTGTGAAGGTCGGAATCGTCGGAGCCACCGGTCAGGTCGGCACGGTCATGCGCAAGATCCTTGTCGAGCGGAACTTCCCGGTGGACGAGCTGCGCCTGTTCGCATCGGCCCGCTCGGCCGGCTCGGTACTCGACGGTGTCACGATCGAGGACGCCTCCACGGCCGACTACAGCGGCCTCGACATCGTCCTGTTCTCCGCGGGCGGCTCGACCTCGAAGGCGCTGGCCGAGAAGGTCGCGTCGCAGGGTCCCGTCGTGATCGACAACTCCTCTGCCTGGCGGATGGACCCCGAGGTCCCCCTCGTCGTCTCCGAGGTCAACCCGCACGCGATCGCGGACCGCCCCAAGGGCATCATCGCCAACCCGAACTGCACGACGATGGCCGCGATGCCGGTCCTGAAGCCGCTGCACAAGGAGGCCGGGCTCACCGCGCTCGTCGTGGCGACGTACCAGGCCGTGTCCGGCTCGGGTCTCGCCGGTGTCGACGAGCTCTTCGACCAGGTCAAGAAGGTCGGCGACGACGCTCCGAAGCTCACGCACGACGGCTCGGCCACGGAGTTCCCCGCGCCGAACAAGTACGTCGCGCCGATCGCGTACAACGTCCTGCCGCTCGCGGGCTCCATCGTCGACGACGGTCTGAACGAGACCGACGAGGAGCAGAAGCTCCGCAACGAATCCCGCAAGATCCTGGAGATCCCGGCCCTCAAGGTCTCCGGCACCTGCGTGCGCGTGCCGGTCTTCACCGGTCACTCCCTCCAGGTCAATGCCCGCTTCGAGCGTCCGCTGAGCGCCGAGCGCGCCACCGAGATCCTCGCGTCGGCCGAGGGCGTCGTCCTCTCGGACGTCCCGACCCCGCTGGTCGCGGCGGGCAAGGACGACTCCTTCGTGGGCCGCATCCGTAACGACGAGACGGTGGAGAACGGCCTGGCCTTCTTCATCTCCGACGA from Streptomyces sp. BA2 encodes:
- a CDS encoding NUDIX domain-containing protein codes for the protein MNKELRVAAYAVCVQDGQLLLARWVAGDGSKRWTLPGGGMDHGEDPYDTVIREADEETGYLIEPVVLLGIDSLRRRYPRKLGAVADFHGLRIVYEARITGGELRHERDGSTDLAAWHALDDVPGLDRVGLVDIGLDLWRTRPEDGHIAAPS
- a CDS encoding pyridoxamine 5'-phosphate oxidase family protein, with the protein product MTPYAPYHHGSRAVQDLVGVRELADHVGRSIGDGIRPVAAAFLELQPMLVIGGADPEGSVWASLLTGEPGFVRATGPRQMSIAGGPRDADPLAAALAQEGTPVGTIALDPRTRRRMRLNGRARPTPRGLAVEADQVFSNCPKYLQKRQLLPGRRATGPEAPTRGAALTPDQSAFIAAADTFFLATVHAHGADASHRGGNPGFVRVASPTELAWRDYPGNSMFLTLGNLATDPRAGLLFLDWTTGTTLQLTGTARTDHADDGSRTLHFTLTEALQAHSASPWQWSAPEYSPANPIQGD
- a CDS encoding CGNR zinc finger domain-containing protein, producing MTAAAPRDPHDPRPLVGEPLSLDLLNTRWMADGVRQDLLTDTEGLTVWLAANRLDDRFGADEATLEHVLRARDAISTVVDGPDATAGIARVNKILGHGRIRATLSPEGPGEEPEFKDATWGAAWLAARDYLTLLATAPDRIRPCAHEACTLHFFDTSRNGTRRWCSMAACGNRAKASRHYARAREA
- a CDS encoding S8 family serine peptidase yields the protein MHRSSARRTTRLAIAVGLTAALSAAGPIPMALAADGGPGDPGGQTTPKSAEKKLGSADADLLADAKADGEKTVTMMVATAPGATEQVADQLDAVKGGSVGRTYDKLGYVRATVPTGKAEAAIEAAGKLSSVHGIDLRHEIELDDPTPAADRAKGAKTAAEGTYAGPGKDTPAKNPYNPSFETGAVDFVKKHPKADGRGTTIGILDSGVDLGHPALQKTTTGERKITDWVTATDPIVDADGTWRRMTNPVSGPVFTWDSETWKAPAGSFQVNRFRESATTGGDAKGDINRDGDTTDSWGVLYDPAAGTGGTVRVDLNDNNDFTDDETMKPYKDGHQVAYFGKDDPATDVVERVPFVVEIRKDVPTDPYGGDWVGKKADFVNIGVIESEHGTHVAGITAANGLFGGKMNGAAPGAKLVSSRACTWSGGCTNVALTEGMIDLVTKRGVDIVNMSIGGLPALNDGNNARAELYTRLIDTYGVQLVISAGNSGPGANTIGDPSLADKVISVGASISKETWAANYGSAVEKKYAMMNFSSRGPREDGGFAPVISAPGAAINTTQTWLPGSPVAEAGYQLPAGYSMLQGTSMASPQAAGASALLLSAAKREKVDLTPAKLRTALTSTADRIPGEQAYAQGTGLINVVDAWNAIEDDAKAHTYTVKAPVDTALEQELKKPGTGIYDREGGLKTGQKRTYDVTITRTSGPDRGIRHELDMVNNHERTFELLGKGAVTLPLNKPVTVKVQAKAKSAGVHSAILTVDDERSEGIDQQIMSTVVVSTPLAKPAYTFSGSGSVQRNSTKSYFVTVPKGAKSLEVALGGLKDKSQTRFIAVHPYGVPVDSTSSLVCYANYENPANTCRPDLRSYPDPQPGVWEIEVESRRTSPLLDNPYKLDVSALGVAFDPAVQTVPEAKVGTPAPVSWKVTNNFAAVDGKLKGGPLGSAKAAKPSIKQGETQTTTVVVPEGAQRLDVAIGSTADAAADLDLSVSKGGVVVGSSADGDSEESVSLTKPAAGTYEIEVVGYSIPSGTTAYDYRDVFFSGALGSVKVDESAPVKLANGASAQVTAEIAADAPAAEGRQLFGEVSLLNGRGTVAGTGSVIIEKVAAP
- a CDS encoding molybdopterin-dependent oxidoreductase, which encodes MTQVPAPAPDFTPTDDVFVRKHMGVPDIDVTDWALVVEGLVEHPLSLDMDAVLALGTERLPAFHECFGSPFAPDVPTRAVAQVEWAGVPLAALLDRAVPRAAARHVWFEGADTGSFHGRDGLTYVKDLPLPVARRDVFLAHRMNGEPLRAEHGFPLRAVVPRMFGTNSVKWLTRIVLADGRADSVFTTEFYNRVLPGDSEPSPVREVDVSSKLFVPGEGEQLPAGRAELSGRAWSATDVVGVEISVDGGPWEPAVVDPPGSGPTWQRFSLTRELAPGAHRIRCRARDLAGRVQPLGGARNSVHEVGVEVGE
- a CDS encoding sigma-70 family RNA polymerase sigma factor; this translates as MLRGKTRRDRRERERERERADPLDAAQEDRVRAVLALGGVPHADLPDGVQQVRLKLLERAADGREAPRDVSAWAAVVASNLAMDWHRARRRQERLGERLAVLWREATDEDGAESRALSMAVTQGLDALPDTQRQVVVLRFYADLPVRAIADELGIPEGTVKSRLHTAVRVLRTRLHEGEVV
- a CDS encoding aspartate-semialdehyde dehydrogenase, coding for MKVGIVGATGQVGTVMRKILVERNFPVDELRLFASARSAGSVLDGVTIEDASTADYSGLDIVLFSAGGSTSKALAEKVASQGPVVIDNSSAWRMDPEVPLVVSEVNPHAIADRPKGIIANPNCTTMAAMPVLKPLHKEAGLTALVVATYQAVSGSGLAGVDELFDQVKKVGDDAPKLTHDGSATEFPAPNKYVAPIAYNVLPLAGSIVDDGLNETDEEQKLRNESRKILEIPALKVSGTCVRVPVFTGHSLQVNARFERPLSAERATEILASAEGVVLSDVPTPLVAAGKDDSFVGRIRNDETVENGLAFFISDDNLRKGAALNAVQIAELVAAELKG